ATTGgtgccagtggctgtaatcataggTACATAAGTGGGAAATAGTGCCAATCCCAGCAGTAAGTAGTTTTACTCATGATGGCGATTGTGGAGCTAGCCATCAAAAGCTTGAGAATTTTATTGGAATTGATGCagtttgaaaaccgagaagattttatccagtCTTGCCATTGCGAAAGACTCTAAGGGCACAAGTCTTTCCTCTACAGTGAAGACATAATGCACAGTGTGAGACTGCTGGAGAAACTGTGCGAAAAGAAATCTCATCTGCTGAGTTCTTTAGCATTTTTGCAACACTGCCGGGACAAGGAGGTAATTCCTTGCTTTGCTGTAGTTAAGCACCATATCCAACTGCTGCAGTGGACAGAATTTTGCATTTTGCGGTATCCCAAGATTACACACCAAATTTGATTTTCATCTTCCATTTTTGTCTAACTGCCCAtaaattttcttcaatatttcttcttgtgATAGAGGTTTGTATTCCCTGTATCCATGTGGTCAGCAGTCtccctcttttctttcttcttggtGGCTACCATTCTATAGTGCCTTTGACatcgtttttgtatgtccatgccaTAACATTGTTTTCTTCTATAAAATCTGCAGTTGAATTTGTAACATCAATTTTCTTTCCAGTGGCTTCATTTCTGATTCTTTCTCACCTAGATATTCCTCCAGACTGCCTCCAAAAGTCCACCTCCATTGCCATCAACTTTTTTACTGTTTGCGATTTAACTGTTCATGTTTCTGATTCATATGTCATAATGTttctgataattgtgttgaaggttttcctttttgtttcctttctaatcTGTTGGCCCCATAAAATACCATTTACTgtttcaatagtaaacttctcaGGATTTATTGTTGAATTAATTTCCTTGTCTTGTTTTCCATTTTGTGTGGTATTGACTCCTAGACATTTGTACTCTTCATTGTGTTTAGTAGTTTCCATCCCTTCTTCCAGTGTCAAATCTTGATGTATGTCCcctattaccatatattttgttttattcctgTTGACCCGATGTCCACATTTTTATATTCCTCTATTCAGCAAATTGTGATTAATATATCATATCATCATTTACTGGGATCCCcttgtttttacatttttttccaatGCTTTTTCTGTATGCTTTGTAGAGTGTTGGTGACAGACTGCATCCTTGTCGTAATCCTTTTATCACTTTAAATCCAGCTAAGAGGTAATTTTGTACTTCTGTTCTTGCTATAGTGTTTTCATAAAGgttctgaattgctttaattaCGATGGAACTAATATTAAACACTTTCCACAAGTTACATATGGGTATATTATCATATGCTTTTTCTGAGTCTACAAATACTAAATGGAGGGGTTAAtttctaacatttttttcttttcaattatttgttgcaagCAAAATATATAGTTGATCTCCCTGCACTGAAGCCAGCCTGTTCTTTGGCCTCCATTTCCTTAAATTTTGTTTCCGAAGAATGTTTGACAATCCTTCCATAAAGTCTGCTaaatacattagttacagttattcctctacattagttacagttattcCTCTGTAGATCTCACactcatcttttctttctttcttgtggaCTGTTGATATAAATCTTACTTCAGTGTTCTGGTATGGCCTTGCCATTTAAACATTTTTCAAAGAGGGTTCTCAAAAGTTCATGTAATTTACCTGTATCATATTTCACCAGTTCAGTTGGCACTACTCCATTTCCAGTAGCACTTCCTTTTTTAAGGTTTTagttaatttttttactatttctaTGCCCAGTTGAATGCTGCCATTATTTTTGTGTCTTCTAGATCGTTACTAATTATGTCCAAAAATTCTCCTCTGTTTTCAGTCAATAATTCTTTGAAGTATTTTTCCCCAAGTCTGGATACTAATGTAGTTAATTTGTTGAGTTTCTTTAGAATTTTTTCTCCGTGTTTTCAGTTTCTTCCGTGTCGCTGAGCTTCTCTTACCTCCAATTAGATTATCCACTTTATTACTAGAATTTTCCCAATTCTCATTTTTTGCTTCTGTTACCATTTTCCTAATTTTTCCTTGTTGTGCTCTTAAGTCTACTGTGTCCTggatagtttgtgtatttagtcattttaaatatttttctttctttacttgcatctctttctgtatttctgtatCAAAATAGTAtaaaagcaacaagagcaacccAGGAAAGAAAAGAACGAAGGATGGACATTGAGTATAGCaatgcaaaagaaagtagttacaaaGGAAAACATCACTGGGTTAGGATTGAAGAAAAGCCGTCAATCAAAAATCAAAcaatcattccatcctggattttccattgtttgatttttgcctggcGGCTTTCCTTCGATCCTAaccctgtgctgttttcctttgtaactacTTTTTTTGCATCGCTATACTCAATGTccatccttctttcttttcttccctgtgtttctcttgttgccttcattccatcctgtattttccaaaatagtataaagattttttttcttttacttaattTATTCAGCCAGGGTTTCTTTGGCTGCCGTTACTTTCATTTTCTAGGCTATATATGTTGTACTTTGGGATTTTTATGTCAGTTTTAAATTCTACCTCCtcattaacagttttttttatgtttattctttctcatTAACAGTTTCTTTTTATATCTACATGTGGAAATATGATGTTACAGTTAACCATATGATGGTCACTCTGGGTTACTCCTGTGTACACTCTGACGTCTTTTGTTTTTAAAACTGTTATTTGGGGAATTGTTATGTAatcaattattattttaattggAGCATTCCTGATGCCACGTATATTTATGAATCTCTTTGTGTGGAGAGACATCAttcaaaatttatactgaatttagttcaCATATATTAATTAATCTTATCCTATTATCATTTACTATATTTTCTCAATGTGGTCTACTATTTTATTTTCTACTTATTACCCTGTTCTACTATCGAAATCTTCAGCAGTATTTGTTTTGTATTTCCTATCCCTTCTGCTATGTCATTTAATTTAGTGAAGAATTTTTCTTTGGTGTGATCTGGTTCAATTTCATGTACTGCATAGACTCATATTATAGTAGTTTCCTGACCAATAAAGTTACTGTATGTTTACCTTAATCAGACTTTCATCAATAGGTTCCAAACTTATAATAAGTTTCTACAGTTGTTTTCTTCGTCAATATATGATTTTACACCCCACTGTGTAAGTGTATGTAGAATCCTTTATTTTCTATGCTGTTTCCCTTCTTTTTTGTTTGTGATAGAACAACAATGTTCTGTTTTCTGTCACTctaattatttttccttctttattcgTTAGTCTTCTACTGTTTCATGTTCCAATTTTCACTAGTCCGTTTCCGTAGCTTTATCCATTTACCAGTTAATCcagaagaatattggtctataattttgcaggtTCCTTCTTTTACCCTTGCTATATATAGATGTCTCATGCACTTTCTTCCATTTGCTTGCGATTGTGTCTTGGAGCAAGACATTCACAATGAATGCAAGTTACATAAGAGGCCAATGCAAAGATTACTCTTTATAATGCTGAAATGGGATTCCATCAGGATCTGGTGACTTATTCGTTTTCAATGCTTTCAGCTGCTTTTCAACAACAGACACTTATTTCCGTCCCCTTCATGTAGGAGGTTGTTTAGCAGTCAAATGATGATGTGTCTATACAGTTCTCCTCTCTGtgtgtgaatgttttttttttttttttacacagaatttaaaacttcatctttccTCAGTCATATCAGACTGGACTGGACTAAGAGTGACTGACtagaagcctttgacacacttagTGCTTTTATGTAGGACAATAAGTTTGTATGATGATGGAAGTAATTGTATGCTATTTACATCAACCTTTTTGTAGACACattaatttctactaactttttcctGTTGACTTTCctgcaatttctttttttaatttcagaaatttttatcACTCTTCCATATTTTGTTACTAAACAACAGTGGATCTCTTGCATATATGTCTGCAAATTGTGATTTTCAATCAGTTTAAATTTTGCTCATAATTTCTCTACCTGCATCATACTGGAACTTAAATAACTCTAATTTATTGTCTAAGTAGGATGTTGACTACTACTTATCTTCTCTTTATAGAGTAATAACTTTCCTAGCCTTCTAGATGTATTTGTTTACTTTAGTAACCATTATGGCTATGATGACATTGCAGTTTCTAATCCCTGTCTCTGTATTGACACTGTGGATAAAGTTAGggttgtttgtagctacaagggctAAATTTTTTCCACTATATGTGGTGAAAGCATTCAGAACTTTTTATCAAGACTGTCTGTCAGTCTTTGTACTAAGATGATAAGATGACAATTCATATGTTATTGTAAAAATTATTCCTGGATGAAAACAATTACCAGTAAATAAATCATCTGAAAGTAATGCAAGATTCCAGCTGTAGTAACTGTCAGACTCTACTTCAGTCCTGGGCATGTGTCGAGTGGCAAAATATAATGTTTTCAGGTAAGTGCCACTTGATGTCCTAGAGTGATGGCCCTATACACGTTATATGCTactgttatgaatataatagagggaaacattccacgtgggaaaactatatctaaaaacaaagatgatgtgacttaccaaaagaaagcgctggcaggtcgatagacacacaaacatacacacaaaattctagctttcgcaaccaacggctgcttcgtcagggaagagggaaggagagggaaagacaaaaggatgtgagttttaagggagagggtaaggagtcattccaatcccgggagcggaaagacttaccttagggggaaaaaaggacgggtatacactcgcgcacacacacacatatccatccacacatatacagacatggtGTGGTTGCCacttgggattagccgagcggtctaaggcgctgctgtcatggactctgcggctggtcccggcggaggttcaagtcctccctcgggcatgggtgtgtgtgtttgtccttaggataatttaggttaagtagtgtgtaagcttagggactgatgaccttagcagttaagtcccataagatttcacacacatttgaacattttggaatgTGGTTCATTGTCAACAATTTTCACAATGTTActgaacacaaaaaaatattttcttaataaaaaAGATGAGTTAACTAGTCATTAATTGTATGTTCTGCAAGGCACATTACCACATTTGCATTATGATAAAtgtcttttaaattaaaaatacgtAATTGTGTTAAGATAGACTATACAGCATAATATCTATGGGAAATTTAGTCACTGTCCAGTTATTATGTCATAACACTGTTCTGACCTGTAGAAAACCCAAAGCATGATGCTCCCATGTCTTGAGAAAGCAGCAACTTTTCTCAAAACAGTGCATATCTCAACTATAATACCATTAAGAATGTGTAAATAGAGCAAGGAAAATGCCTTATTATCAATATAGTGTAGGCCATAATTGATAATAGTTAGTTAGTAAAATGTATAAAAACAGATTGTAATAGTTGCTTCACTCAACTAATGTGTTCCCAGACCTTTTCTGGATTCCTGAGTGCTCTCCTTTATCCACAAAACATGATGCATGACTTAATTATGTAGTGTAAGCAGAATGTGCAGATTTTTTGTGTTTCCAACTTTTCTAATTGCATTGACTTTTATCTTGCTCTGCTCATATCAGACTTTTGTGCATCTCTTCCTTGAATATATCAGTTGAAATCTCTTACTAAATTTATGTTTGTGTATGGTATTGTCTTTACCTgtgtattgtttttttcttttgtctttgtaGTCCCAGAATGTATGAACAGTATTATTTTATCTTTAGAGCAGACAATTTATAGAAACCTTTCTGTTTGCAGGAACTGACACAAGCATTATATGAATTCATCTTGTCAAATCTGCATACAGTAGATGATGAAAATAAAGTGGACAGTCTGCAAAACTCGCAATGTAAAGGAAGCAATTGTTACTTTTTAGGTCTGGAACTAGATCCATTGCTCACTGAAAGAGCAAAAAATAGTAACAGATATGTCTCCAGTATACATTACCATTGCCTCAATTTTATGACTGATGACAAACTAACTGTTCTGAAAACATATCTTAAACAACATGGGAAACAAAACTTTGATGTGATATTCTGTTTTTCAGTGACAATGTGGATACATTTAAATTATGGAGATGAAGGGTTGATTAAATTTCTTAAGGACTTATGTGCATGGACGAAAGTTTTAGTGATTGAACCACAACCGTGGAAATGTTACAGAGCAGCAGCGAGAAGGTTGTGGCGTGCTAAGGGCGAAACCTTTCCTGAATTGGATGCGTTAACAATAAGGCACAATGTAGAGACTGAAATTGAAGACATTCTTGAAAAGAAATGTAATTTTAGTAAAGTATTGGAAACTACTTCTGAAGACtggaaaaggaaaataatatttttcagaagACACGACTCCTAGTAAAATGTGCAGGTGAAAAGTTATCAACATGATTACACCTGTATTCCCATTAGCCTTTCTTTATTTCAGTAGATAAAATGCCAGTATTTTTTTAATAGTAAAAGTTATGAAGGTCATACACTTTCTGCCCATACAGCATGATGCACTACAATCTAACTTGTGGGACAGGAAGGTGAGCCAGACCTAGATCAAATCTGCATGGCAGGTTAATGAGTATTGCTGGTGCAccagccaacctggatgtggtttttaagcagtTTTCCTGGCTCATTTAGGCAAATGCTAAGCTGATCCCCACTTTCTGCCTCAGATAATGcattacacaaacatttaaaatacaatcaCACACAGGACAAAGTTTACACAATTTGCAGACAAGAGATACACATGGCTTCCCTTCTTTAGGTAACTGATGACTGCAGCAACAAGGAGGGCAACCCcacataataaaatgaaatttcgGGTGCAATAGAGCCAGAATCTTAAGTCATGATAAACACTAAATATAAGAAGAATAATATAAGTCACACACTTATGCGAACAATTATTGTCCTTTAATGTATTCCACATTCATCTGCTTGCATTTCATTTTGCTCCAAATTATTGCTTCACTATTTTCTttgatgttctcaaaaattacaactttttcttccttctttcaatGATGGAAAAAATTGTATTGTAAACTTGATTTTTTTGTTTAACTTGACCATATGAAACACATTTCAGAATCTTTCTGCGAGTTTTCACCATCAGTACCTTAAataatccctctctctctctctctctctctctctctctctgtgtgtgtgtgtgtgtgtgtgtgtgtgtgtg
This genomic stretch from Schistocerca cancellata isolate TAMUIC-IGC-003103 chromosome 2, iqSchCanc2.1, whole genome shotgun sequence harbors:
- the LOC126162330 gene encoding probable RNA methyltransferase CG11342; the encoded protein is MRLKKNDPGAAQYGNFINYYQFHPTEARIKSLPTDVWNVKAGEDMLCLDVGSNSGELTQALYEFILSNLHTVDDENKVDSLQNSQCKGSNCYFLGLELDPLLTERAKNSNRYVSSIHYHCLNFMTDDKLTVLKTYLKQHGKQNFDVIFCFSVTMWIHLNYGDEGLIKFLKDLCAWTKVLVIEPQPWKCYRAAARRLWRAKGETFPELDALTIRHNVETEIEDILEKKCNFSKVLETTSEDWKRKIIFFRRHDS